From a region of the Azospirillum formosense genome:
- a CDS encoding glycosyltransferase family 4 protein, which yields MDVESQLSTGEDPRNPADAFAKGAFASAGRRPVVLQVLPALVTGGAERGCIDVAMALAQAGALPLVASEGGPMAAELDRAGIRHITLPLASKNPLVIRRNARTLEAIIRENGVDIVHARSRAPAWSAWLACQRTGARYMTTFHAPYNYKNGLKRWYNSVMARGERIIAISGFIRRHILENYAVDPAVIRTIHRGIDPLSFAPERVSSARMVQLAQKWRLPDDKPVILLPGRLTRWKGQTVLIDALAKLGRKDVCALLVGSDQGRTGYRQELEEQVRRAGLEGVVKMTDHCNDMAAAYRLSTVVVSASQEPEAFGRVIVEAQAMGRPVIVSAIGAYQETVIPGETAWVVPPADPEALAKALDEALSLTMEQRDAIGARARAFVAERYTKQRMCADTLAVYAELLDEPKRAPQGR from the coding sequence ATGGACGTCGAATCCCAGCTTAGCACCGGCGAGGACCCGCGCAACCCGGCCGACGCCTTCGCGAAGGGTGCCTTCGCGTCCGCCGGCCGCCGGCCCGTGGTTCTCCAGGTGCTGCCGGCGCTGGTCACCGGCGGGGCCGAGCGCGGCTGCATCGACGTGGCGATGGCGTTGGCCCAGGCCGGGGCGCTGCCGCTGGTGGCGTCCGAAGGCGGGCCGATGGCGGCGGAGCTGGACCGCGCCGGCATCCGTCACATCACCCTGCCGCTGGCCTCCAAGAACCCGCTGGTCATCCGCCGCAACGCGCGCACGCTGGAGGCCATCATCCGGGAGAACGGCGTGGACATCGTCCACGCCCGCTCCCGCGCCCCGGCCTGGAGCGCCTGGCTGGCCTGCCAGAGGACCGGTGCGCGCTACATGACCACCTTCCACGCCCCGTACAATTACAAGAACGGGCTGAAGCGCTGGTACAATTCGGTGATGGCGCGGGGCGAGCGGATCATCGCCATCTCCGGCTTCATCCGCCGCCACATCCTGGAGAATTACGCGGTCGATCCGGCGGTCATCCGCACCATCCACCGCGGCATCGACCCGCTGTCCTTCGCGCCGGAGCGGGTCAGCTCCGCCCGCATGGTCCAGCTCGCCCAGAAGTGGCGGCTGCCCGACGACAAGCCGGTGATCCTGCTGCCCGGCCGCCTGACCCGCTGGAAAGGCCAGACGGTGCTGATCGACGCGCTGGCCAAGCTGGGGCGCAAGGACGTCTGCGCCCTGCTCGTCGGCTCCGACCAGGGCCGCACCGGATATCGGCAGGAGCTGGAGGAGCAGGTGCGCCGCGCCGGGCTGGAGGGCGTGGTGAAGATGACCGACCATTGCAACGACATGGCCGCCGCCTACCGGCTGTCCACCGTCGTCGTCTCCGCCTCGCAGGAGCCGGAAGCCTTCGGGCGGGTGATCGTCGAGGCCCAGGCCATGGGCCGCCCGGTGATCGTCTCCGCCATCGGCGCCTACCAGGAGACCGTGATTCCCGGCGAGACCGCCTGGGTGGTGCCGCCCGCCGACCCCGAGGCGCTGGCCAAGGCGCTGGACGAGGCGCTGTCGCTGACGATGGAGCAGCGCGACGCCATCGGCGCCCGCGCCCGCGCCTTCGTCGCCGAGCGCTACACCAAGCAGCGCATGTGCGCCGACACGCTGGCCGTCTATGCGGAGCTTCTCGACGAGCCCAAACGCGCCCCGCAAG